A single Lactuca sativa cultivar Salinas chromosome 8, Lsat_Salinas_v11, whole genome shotgun sequence DNA region contains:
- the LOC111881783 gene encoding disease resistance protein Roq1-like: MAILTELPEEQEAAVTYDVFLSFRGKDTRLGFMDHLYQALVNENISTFLDEEEVEIGEELKPELARAIKSSRASIIVLSKNYASSTWCLDELVMILEQRRVSDHFVLPIFYSVEPTNIRKQESTFGEALFEHKQRIESEKDVEKKTQGARKLEMWTKGLTEIADLKGKDATGRRETVVIEEVVKEISTRLELHLQRRMRIPHLIGMGDSIYTISSWLKRGSSEILTICGMPGIGKTALAKHMYMLQCHEFETSSFVEGIGRRCEQQTCLLLDLQKQLLGDILKKKNVEENNADLCTSKVEKALSRKKTLLVLDDVDNFEQLDVLIGTKGFHPGSKIIVTTKDGSLTEKCSLFRMKFPPKHTKLALHGLSDTASMRLLCWQAFGNNDPKKGYEKEAQQLAEYCGGHPLALKVLGSSLINKDASIWSDVLQMLEAKVYLTDVQESVQKALQISFDSLSGDCKELFKHIACFFVGKEREVTETILRE; encoded by the exons ATGGCCATCCTCACTGAATTACCAGAAGAACAAGAAGCGGCAGTAACATATGATGTTTTCCTGAGTTTCAGAGGGAAAGACACTCGACTAGGTTTTATGGATCATCTCTACCAAGCTTTGGTGAACGAAAACATCTCTACCTTTCTTGATGAGGAAGAGGTTGAAATTGGGGAAGAACTTAAACCCGAGCTTGCAAGAGCTATAAAAAGCTCTCGTGCTTCGATAATCGTCTTGTCTAAGAACTACGCATCTTCAACATGGTGTCTGGATGAGCTGGTGATGATCCTTGAGCAACGAAGGGTCTCTGACCATTTTGTTCTCCCCATTTTTTACAGCGTCGAGCCGACAAATATCAGGAAGCAAGAAAGCACTTTTGGAGAAGCGTTATTTGAACACAAACAGAGGATTGAGTCCGAAAAGGATGTGGAGAAGAAAACTCAAGGTGCTCGCAAGTTGGAGATGTGGACGAAAGGACTTACAGAGATTGCTGATTTGAAAGGAAAAGATGCAACTGGAAG AAGAGAAACGGTGGTGATTGAAGAAGTCGTGAAAGAAATTAGTACTAGACTGGAACTACACTTGCAAAGGAGAATGAGAATCCCACACCTAATTGGGATGGGGGATTCTATTTATACCATCAGTTCCTGGTTAAAAAGAGGATCTTCTGAAATTCTCACAATTTGTGGAATGCCAGGGATCGGAAAAACAGCATTGGCAAAACATATGTATATGTTGCAGTGCCATGAATTTGAAACAAGTAGCTTTGTTGAAGGCATTGGAAGAAGATGTGAACAACAGACATGTTTGCTACTAGATTTACAAAAACAGCTTCTTGGAGACATtctcaagaaaaaaaatgttgaagAAAATAATGCAGATCTGTGCACATCTAAGGTTGAAAAGGCATTATCTAGGAAAAAGACACTTTTAGTTCTTGATGATGTTGATAACTTTGAGCAACTGGATGTGTTGATTGGAACAAAAGGTTTTCATCCAGGAAGCAAGATTATAGTAACAACCAAAGATGGCTCCTTAACAGAAAAGTGTTCATTGTTTCGTATGAAATTTCCTCCAAAACATACAAAGCTTGCACTTCATGGCTTAAGTGACACTGCATCTATGAGACTTTTATGTTGGCAAGCATTTGGAAACAATGATCCCAAGAAAGGTTATGAGAAAGAAGCACAACAGCTTGCAGAGTATTGTGGAGGACATCCATTGGCTCTTAAAGTTTTGGGTAGTTCATTAATTAATAAAGATGCATCCATATGGAGTGATGTCCTTCAAATGTTGGAGGCAAAAGTATATTTAACTGATGTACAAGAGAGTGTACAAAAGGCTCTGCAAATTAGCTTTGATTCTTTATCAGGGGACTGCAAAGAACTTTTTAAGCACATTGCTTGCTTTTTTGTTGGAAAAGAAAGAGAAGTTACAGAAACAATATT
- the LOC111881775 gene encoding uncharacterized protein LOC111881775 has translation MRTTFVSRVFGTSPRKKPFYLLIISATGAAALTYHHTLNPHLLPSHSDRRSPLYYIATSLNGAVRSSRSLYTITANVVDYKYSLQGLSPDTDEYRRILSEVHLRSAKRILKLCEINQGFYIKAGQFVASMRQVPKEYSSTLASLQDQAVPCSFEAIKEVLISNLGSDLKEIFLSIDEKPIAAASIAQVHRALLKNHQEVVLKVQYPGLKDRMRMDIATMSLLSKCVTWFFPEYRFQWMVSEFSEVIALELDFIQEARNSVKTGMNFKHSSRIRIPKVFQELTTSQVLTMQYCKGRRVDDLEFIRDMGIDPKKVAKVLVEAFAEMIFVHGFVHGDPHPGNILVSPDEKQGFCLVVLDHGIYTSLDEEFRVNYCQLWKALILLDSHKIQQVGQHFGIGKYAKYLPLIFTGRTINSKAGFGNGMSVEEKTNLKQEVKSLTAGNISEFMESLPSQFLTVLRTDALIRSLTSKLGSPPRVRLLVYANFALDGLSSKPNLHSDFVLKGVWTRIMSRINHLQLRLLLGVLRLLYWLGDTRQALMSWLKQVTFLMNRLIILE, from the exons ATGAGGACAACCTTCGTCTCCAGAGTTTTCGGCACCTCACCAAGGAAAAAACCGTTCTACCTTCTCATCATCTCCGCCACCGGCGCCGCTGCTCTTACTTACCACCATACTCTAAACCCTCACCTGCTCCCCTCGCACTCTGATCGACGCTCTCCTCTCTACTACATCGCTACCTCATTGAACGGTGCCGTTCGGTCCTCTCGCTCTCTCTATACT ATTACTGCGAATGTTGTCGACTACAAGTACTCGTTACAAGGGTTATCGCCGGATACAGATGAATATAGAAGAATTTTATCCGAG GTTCATCTACGCTCAGCCAAGAGGATATTAAAATTATGTGAAATCAACCAAGGGTTCTACATCAAAGCTGGTCAATTTGTAGCATCCATGCGACAAGTTCCCAAAGAATACTCATCTACTCTTGCATCATTGCAGGATCAG GCAGTTCCATGTTCTTTTGAAGCTATAAAAGAAGTACTAATCAGCAATCTTGGGTCAGACTTAAAAGAGAT TTTTTTGTCTATTGATGAAAAGCCTATTGCTGCTGCATCCATAGCTCAAGTGCATCGTGCATTGTTGAAAAACCATCAAGAAGTAGTGCTTAAG GTCCAATATCCTGGTTTGAAAGATCGGATGAGAATGGACATTGCAACTATGTCTCTACTCTCCAAATGTGTCACATGG TTTTTTCCTGAATATCGGTTTCAATGGATGGTATCAGAATTTTCAGAGGTGATTGCTTTGGAACTTG ATTTCATTCAGGAGGCAAGAAATTCAGTCAAAACTGGCATGAACTTTAAGCATAGTAGCAGAATCAGAATCCCCAAGGTTTTTCAG GAGCTAACCACTAGCCAGGTTTTGACAATGCAATATTGCAAGGGACGAAGG GTAGATGATTTGGAATTTATTCGGGACATGGGAATTGATCCAAAAAAG GTTGCAAAAGTGTTGGTGGAAGCATTTGCTGAAATGATATTTGTCCATGGTTTTGTGCATGGAGATCCACATCCTGGCAATATACTGGTTTCCCCAGATGAAAAACAAGGCTTTTGTTTAG TTGTTCTTGATCATGGGATCTATACAAGTCTAGATGAAGAATTTAGAGTAAACTACTGCCAACTTTGGAAAGCATTGATTCTTTTGGACTCGCATAAAATCCAACAAGTAGGCCAACACTTTGGTATCGGGAAATACGCTAAATATCTTCCCCTCATTTTCACAGGAAGAACTATCAACAG TAAAGCTGGTTTTGGGAACGGAATGTCGGTTGAAGAAAAAACAAATCTGAAACAGGAAGTGAAATCGCTTACAGCTGGCAATATATCAGAATTTATGGAATCTTTACCCTCACAATTTCTAACAGTATTGCGTACAGA TGCACTTATCAGGTCATTAACTAGCAAGCTTGGTTCTCCTCCACGTGTACGGCTACTAGTGTATGCCAACTTTGCATTAGACGGTCTATCCTCAAAGCCGAATCTTCATTCTG ATTTTGTATTGAAAGGTGTATGGACCAGAATCATGTCAAGAATTAATCATCTTCAACTCAGGCTCTTACTCG GGGTATTGCGGTTGTTGTATTGGCTGGGGGATACAAGACAAGCGCTCATGTCATGGTTAAAACAAGTTACGTTCTTAATGAATCGACTTATCATTTTGGAGTAA